One stretch of Catellicoccus marimammalium M35/04/3 DNA includes these proteins:
- a CDS encoding RecQ family ATP-dependent DNA helicase produces the protein MDKILKEIFHYDSFRQGQKEIIEQILADKDVLAILPTGNGKSLCYQYPAYVRSGLVVIICPLISLMNDQIEQMQLRGEKRAIAFNSQLTYQEKKEVLRNLSSYRFFFISPELIRQEEVLATLKKTEIQSIVVDEAHCISQWGVDFRPDYYQLPYILESLGQPQVIALTATATPTVIADIRTILFAKKNSVEIQYSVYRSNLHYLVEKEVDKRKYIVDFLAKYAGPGIIYFSSKKEAQKMALELKQLGYAAAYYHGDMMTEDRLKIQQQFLQNQLEILCATTAFGMGVNKPNIRFVIHYHLPASLENFVQESGRAGRDGKPALSILLYKEEDISLQRLFIREAYQELFDLFIVDPKWQSDLQKRWLHCLQDIGYQKEDFIRLFKKKEKERYQQLRAMVEFVETPYSRIQFIQRYFAEPQVFQYEQETVAIDDILESRRESLTQPQEFSVRHILYQLFQPMLEKTEKTT, from the coding sequence ATGGATAAGATTTTAAAAGAGATTTTTCATTATGACTCTTTTCGTCAAGGACAAAAAGAGATTATTGAACAAATTTTAGCAGATAAAGATGTATTAGCAATTTTACCTACAGGAAATGGAAAATCTTTATGTTACCAATATCCAGCTTATGTTCGCTCTGGATTAGTTGTTATTATTTGTCCTTTAATTTCTTTGATGAATGATCAAATTGAACAAATGCAACTGCGAGGAGAAAAAAGAGCGATTGCTTTTAATAGTCAATTAACCTATCAAGAGAAAAAAGAAGTTTTGCGTAATCTTTCTTCTTATCGCTTTTTTTTCATTAGTCCTGAATTAATTCGTCAGGAAGAGGTGTTAGCAACGTTGAAAAAAACAGAAATTCAATCGATAGTGGTAGATGAAGCTCATTGTATTTCTCAATGGGGAGTGGATTTTCGTCCTGATTATTATCAATTACCTTATATTCTAGAATCTTTAGGCCAACCGCAAGTGATTGCCTTAACAGCTACAGCAACACCTACTGTAATTGCAGATATTCGAACGATTTTATTTGCGAAAAAAAATTCAGTGGAAATCCAATATTCTGTATATCGCTCTAACTTACATTATTTAGTGGAAAAAGAAGTAGATAAGAGAAAATATATCGTTGATTTTTTGGCCAAATATGCAGGGCCGGGCATTATTTACTTTTCTAGTAAAAAAGAAGCTCAAAAAATGGCCTTAGAATTAAAACAATTAGGTTATGCTGCTGCGTATTATCATGGAGATATGATGACGGAAGATCGTTTAAAAATTCAGCAGCAATTTTTACAAAACCAATTGGAAATTTTATGCGCCACTACTGCTTTTGGAATGGGTGTAAATAAACCAAATATTCGTTTTGTAATTCATTATCATTTGCCTGCTTCCTTAGAAAATTTTGTACAAGAATCAGGAAGAGCAGGGAGAGATGGGAAGCCAGCTCTTTCAATTTTACTTTATAAAGAAGAAGATATTTCTTTACAACGTCTATTCATTCGAGAGGCATACCAAGAATTATTTGATCTTTTTATTGTTGATCCAAAGTGGCAAAGTGATTTACAAAAACGATGGTTACATTGTTTGCAAGATATTGGCTATCAAAAAGAAGATTTTATTCGACTTTTTAAAAAGAAAGAAAAAGAGCGTTATCAACAGTTAAGAGCGATGGTGGAATTTGTAGAAACGCCCTATTCAAGAATTCAATTTATTCAACGCTATTTTGCAGAACCGCAAGTTTTTCAATATGAACAAGAAACGGTTGCTATCGATGATATTTTAGAATCAAGAAGAGAATCATTAACGCAACCTCAAGAATTTTCAGTGCGTCATATTTTATATCAATTATTTCAACCAATGTTAGAAAAAACAGAGAAAACCACATAG
- a CDS encoding LysM peptidoglycan-binding domain-containing protein: protein MTNSNKQKKNTKMTMTLIIIFVLLICTVPVAGYLYLSHSQQKNEKTPPSEQVISTKEESSESAESSSEDYSDSTDQTSDGLLESTQTNDENSEGMMQDTAMSESTMSTEDMNQNTTPSSTENVDGNVGTYTVQPQDNLYRIALNHGMTQQELMDLNGLTSTDVNVGQVLKVKQ, encoded by the coding sequence ATGACGAATTCAAATAAACAAAAAAAGAATACAAAAATGACAATGACATTAATTATTATTTTTGTACTTTTGATTTGTACTGTCCCTGTGGCAGGATATCTATATTTATCTCATAGTCAACAAAAAAATGAAAAAACACCACCAAGTGAACAAGTAATTAGTACGAAAGAGGAAAGTTCTGAATCAGCAGAGTCTTCTTCTGAAGATTACTCAGATAGTACAGATCAAACTTCTGATGGTTTATTAGAAAGTACACAAACCAATGATGAAAATTCAGAAGGAATGATGCAAGATACAGCGATGTCAGAAAGTACGATGAGTACAGAAGATATGAATCAAAATACTACTCCTTCTTCCACAGAAAATGTAGATGGAAATGTTGGTACTTATACCGTACAACCACAAGATAATTTATATCGTATTGCATTAAATCATGGAATGACACAACAAGAATTAATGGATTTAAATGGCTTGACTTCAACCGATGTGAATGTAGGACAAGTATTAAAGGTAAAACAATAA
- the cmk gene encoding (d)CMP kinase, which produces MKPLVVAIDGPASAGKSTVAKQIAKDFNYIYVDTGAMYRCATLLAERNHLAFNDGKAIVEVLKNGNLTFRQEADGQHVYFDDEDITLAIRMPEINAHVSEVASLEEVRHYLVSLQQAYGEKGGLVMDGRDIGTCVFPNADVKIFLVASVEERAERRHKENLEKGIPSDLEQLKVDIARRDHLDETREISPLTKAKDAILVDTTGMSIEDVVAKIEGIMKEKEE; this is translated from the coding sequence ATGAAACCATTAGTGGTCGCAATTGATGGACCTGCTTCAGCAGGGAAAAGTACTGTAGCAAAACAAATTGCTAAAGATTTTAATTATATTTATGTAGATACTGGCGCGATGTATCGTTGTGCAACTTTATTAGCAGAACGAAATCATCTTGCTTTTAATGATGGAAAGGCTATTGTTGAAGTTTTGAAAAATGGAAATTTAACTTTCCGTCAAGAAGCAGATGGACAACATGTATATTTTGATGATGAAGATATTACTTTGGCTATTCGTATGCCAGAAATTAATGCTCATGTATCCGAAGTAGCTTCTTTAGAAGAGGTACGTCATTATCTTGTTTCTCTACAACAAGCTTATGGAGAAAAAGGTGGCTTAGTTATGGATGGACGTGATATTGGTACTTGTGTTTTCCCTAATGCTGATGTCAAAATTTTCTTAGTAGCAAGTGTAGAAGAACGCGCAGAACGTCGCCACAAAGAAAATTTAGAAAAAGGAATTCCATCAGACTTAGAACAATTAAAAGTAGATATTGCTCGTCGTGATCATTTAGATGAGACGCGTGAAATTTCTCCATTAACCAAAGCAAAAGATGCAATCTTAGTGGATACTACAGGAATGTCCATTGAAGATGTAGTTGCAAAAATTGAAGGAATTATGAAAGAAAAAGAAGAGTAA
- the rpsA gene encoding 30S ribosomal protein S1, whose protein sequence is MTENFKDQENEMLDALNSVKEVSVGDTVKGEVLSIQDGKQVIVGIEGAGVEGVIPSRELSTLPFEKIEDIVKVGDVLDLVVISTISDKENGNYLLSKRRLDAKKAWVDIEEKFKNNEIVEGKVTDVVRGGLVVDLGVRGFVPASMITDHYIKDFSEYKGRVLPLKIMEIEPSENRLILSHVAVMNEEKEEARQKRLQELVADEVLTGKVARLTDFGAFVDLGGVDGLVHVSEIAHHHVAKPSDELKVGDEVTVKILSVDPEEGRVSLSMKATQKGPWEKLADEVAVGDVLEGVVKRLTDFGAFVEIFPGVEGLVHISQISHKHIATPHEVLKPGQEVKVKVLDMNPAERRIGLSLKALEEQPEAFVGEKEEETMVYETEEPKTTIADAVQFEEK, encoded by the coding sequence ATGACGGAAAATTTTAAAGATCAAGAAAATGAAATGTTAGATGCATTAAATAGTGTAAAAGAAGTATCTGTAGGAGATACAGTAAAAGGAGAAGTTCTTTCTATTCAAGATGGAAAACAAGTCATCGTAGGAATTGAAGGAGCAGGAGTAGAAGGAGTAATTCCAAGTCGTGAACTTTCTACTTTACCTTTTGAAAAAATTGAAGATATCGTCAAAGTAGGAGACGTTTTAGATTTAGTCGTTATTTCTACAATCAGTGATAAAGAAAATGGCAACTATTTATTATCTAAACGCCGTCTAGATGCCAAAAAAGCATGGGTTGACATCGAAGAAAAATTTAAAAACAACGAAATTGTTGAAGGAAAAGTGACCGATGTCGTACGTGGCGGCTTAGTCGTTGATCTTGGTGTTCGTGGCTTTGTTCCTGCTTCTATGATTACTGATCACTATATTAAAGATTTTTCAGAATACAAAGGTCGAGTTTTACCATTAAAAATTATGGAAATTGAACCTTCTGAAAATCGTTTAATTTTATCTCATGTCGCAGTGATGAATGAAGAAAAAGAAGAAGCACGTCAAAAACGTTTACAAGAATTAGTAGCAGATGAAGTATTAACAGGAAAAGTTGCTCGTTTAACTGATTTTGGTGCTTTTGTTGACTTAGGTGGCGTTGATGGATTAGTTCACGTTTCTGAAATTGCTCATCATCACGTTGCAAAACCAAGCGATGAATTAAAAGTTGGCGATGAAGTTACTGTGAAAATTTTATCTGTTGATCCTGAAGAAGGTCGTGTTTCATTATCAATGAAAGCAACACAAAAAGGACCATGGGAAAAATTAGCAGATGAAGTTGCAGTTGGCGATGTTTTAGAAGGTGTAGTAAAACGTTTAACTGACTTTGGTGCTTTTGTAGAAATCTTCCCAGGAGTAGAAGGATTAGTTCATATTTCTCAAATTTCTCATAAACATATTGCTACTCCACACGAAGTATTAAAACCAGGACAAGAAGTAAAAGTTAAAGTTTTAGATATGAATCCAGCAGAACGTCGTATTGGTTTATCTTTAAAAGCATTAGAAGAGCAACCAGAAGCATTCGTTGGTGAAAAAGAAGAAGAAACAATGGTTTATGAAACTGAGGAACCAAAAACAACGATTGCAGATGCCGTTCAATTTGAAGAAAAATAA
- the glpK gene encoding glycerol kinase GlpK, protein MKRYILAIDQGTTSTRAILFDKNGQVVKKSQQRIPQYYPHPGWVEQDVNEIWNSVLAVISECLGKSGITASEIAGIGITNQRETTVVWDKKTGQPIYSAIVWQSKQTTSLTEKWRNQGYATLFYERTGLVLDAYFSASKLCWILDHVEGAREKAKRGELLFGTIDTWLLWKLTDGEVHATDYTNASRTMLFNINEGKWDDEILRRLDIPKSLLPEVHDNAHIFGYTAPHHFYEQKIPISGMAGDQQASLFGHGMLEPGMLKSTYGTGAFIMMNTGLERIYSRCGLLTTIAYVLDGEIHYALEGSVFIAGSAIQWLKDNLEILADAKVSEEEARKVKDTNGVYIVPSFTGLGTPYWNEKVRGSIFGLTRGTKKEHLIRATLESIAYQTRDVIDAMNHEAQLPLSILRVDGGAANNNLLLQFQANILGLNVERAPIFETTALGVAYFAGLAVGFWNNIEEIKQLNSTGRIFKSNMQEEEREKLYRGWKKAIEATIQFSED, encoded by the coding sequence ATGAAAAGATATATTTTAGCAATTGATCAGGGGACAACAAGCACTCGTGCAATTTTATTTGATAAAAATGGCCAAGTGGTAAAAAAAAGTCAACAGAGGATTCCTCAATATTATCCGCATCCAGGATGGGTCGAACAAGATGTCAATGAAATTTGGAATTCGGTGTTAGCTGTAATTTCTGAATGTTTAGGGAAATCAGGAATTACTGCCAGTGAAATTGCAGGGATTGGGATTACCAATCAGCGAGAAACAACTGTAGTTTGGGACAAAAAAACAGGACAGCCTATTTATTCAGCGATTGTTTGGCAATCTAAACAAACTACTTCTTTGACTGAGAAGTGGCGTAATCAAGGATATGCTACTTTATTCTATGAACGTACAGGGTTAGTGTTAGATGCTTATTTTTCCGCTTCTAAACTATGTTGGATTTTGGACCATGTAGAAGGAGCTAGGGAAAAAGCAAAACGTGGAGAATTATTATTTGGTACGATTGATACTTGGTTATTATGGAAATTAACCGATGGAGAAGTTCATGCGACAGATTATACAAATGCCAGCCGTACAATGTTATTCAATATTAACGAAGGAAAATGGGATGATGAAATTTTACGTCGCCTAGATATTCCTAAATCTTTATTACCAGAAGTTCATGATAATGCTCATATCTTTGGTTACACAGCGCCACATCATTTTTATGAACAAAAAATTCCAATTAGTGGGATGGCTGGAGACCAACAAGCTTCTTTATTTGGTCATGGGATGTTAGAGCCAGGGATGCTAAAAAGTACATATGGTACTGGAGCATTCATTATGATGAATACAGGCTTAGAACGTATTTATTCACGTTGTGGCTTATTGACAACAATTGCCTATGTTTTAGACGGCGAAATTCATTATGCTTTAGAAGGTAGTGTCTTTATTGCTGGAAGTGCAATTCAATGGTTAAAAGATAATTTAGAAATTTTGGCCGATGCTAAAGTTTCTGAAGAAGAAGCTCGTAAAGTAAAAGATACAAATGGAGTATACATCGTTCCTTCTTTTACAGGATTAGGTACTCCTTATTGGAATGAAAAAGTACGTGGCTCTATTTTTGGTTTGACACGTGGTACGAAAAAAGAACATTTAATTCGTGCAACCTTAGAATCGATTGCTTATCAAACAAGAGATGTTATTGATGCGATGAATCATGAAGCTCAACTGCCTTTATCTATTTTACGTGTCGATGGAGGAGCAGCCAATAACAATCTATTATTACAATTCCAAGCCAATATTTTAGGACTAAACGTAGAACGAGCACCGATTTTTGAAACGACAGCTTTAGGTGTAGCTTATTTTGCTGGATTAGCGGTTGGATTTTGGAATAATATTGAAGAAATTAAGCAATTAAACAGTACAGGTCGTATTTTTAAATCAAATATGCAAGAAGAAGAAAGAGAAAAATTGTATCGTGGTTGGAAAAAAGCAATTGAAGCAACGATTCAATTTAGTGAGGATTAG
- the galE gene encoding UDP-glucose 4-epimerase GalE, which translates to MSILVLGGAGYIGSHMVDTLIERDYDVVVVDNLCLGHKEAIHPKARFYEGDIRNRDFLTSVFEKEEIEGVIHFAAFSQVGESVEKPLEYFNDNVYGTQVLLEVMKEFQVDKIIFSSTAATYGEPERVPITEDMPTTPKNPYGESKLFMEKMMHWCDEAYGLRYVALRYFNVAGAKADGTIGEDHRPETHLVPIILQVALGQREALSIYGDDYPTSDGTCIRDYVHVMDLAKAHVLALEYLFAGGESDVFNVGSENGYSVKEMLEAARKVTGKEIPAHIAPRRAGDPAKLVASPNKIKEVLHWEPDYTDIASIIETAWTWHQKHPYGY; encoded by the coding sequence ATGTCAATTTTAGTATTAGGGGGAGCTGGTTACATTGGCTCTCATATGGTCGATACATTAATCGAAAGAGACTATGATGTAGTAGTCGTAGATAATTTATGTTTAGGTCATAAAGAAGCGATTCATCCTAAAGCACGTTTTTATGAAGGGGATATTCGTAATCGAGATTTTTTAACTTCTGTTTTTGAAAAAGAGGAAATTGAAGGAGTAATTCATTTTGCAGCCTTTTCTCAAGTAGGAGAATCAGTAGAAAAACCTTTAGAATATTTCAATGATAATGTTTATGGAACTCAAGTACTATTAGAAGTAATGAAAGAATTCCAAGTAGACAAAATCATCTTTTCTAGTACGGCAGCGACTTATGGTGAGCCAGAACGTGTACCGATTACTGAAGATATGCCAACGACACCAAAAAATCCATATGGAGAATCAAAATTATTTATGGAAAAAATGATGCATTGGTGTGATGAAGCTTATGGTCTACGTTACGTAGCATTACGCTATTTTAATGTTGCTGGAGCAAAAGCAGATGGGACCATTGGTGAAGATCACCGTCCAGAAACGCATTTAGTTCCTATTATTTTACAAGTGGCATTAGGCCAAAGAGAAGCTTTATCTATTTATGGAGATGATTATCCAACGTCAGATGGAACATGTATTCGAGATTATGTACATGTCATGGATTTAGCCAAAGCTCATGTTTTAGCCTTAGAGTATCTATTTGCTGGTGGAGAGAGTGATGTCTTTAATGTGGGTAGTGAAAACGGATACTCAGTAAAAGAAATGTTAGAAGCGGCGCGCAAAGTGACAGGAAAAGAAATTCCGGCCCATATTGCACCACGACGAGCAGGAGATCCAGCAAAATTAGTTGCCTCCCCAAATAAAATTAAAGAAGTATTACACTGGGAACCAGATTATACAGATATCGCATCCATTATTGAAACCGCTTGGACATGGCATCAAAAACATCCTTATGGATATTAA
- the prfB gene encoding peptide chain release factor 2 (programmed frameshift), which produces MELSEVKSRLEKTENKLKDFRGSLDFDGLEETISVKESEMSAPDFWDDAERARKIIAEVNLAKKQLETFQSLEQQQEELEMMVELAETDADFQQELEEQLPQFEEQLGAYELEQLLDDPYDHNNALLEIHPGAGGTESQDWGSMLLRMYQRWAEKHHFKVETMDYQPGDEAGIKSVTLLIKGENAYGYLKSEHGVHRLVRISPFDAANRRHTSFASVEVMPEINEDIDIEIKDEDLKIDTYRASGAGGQHINKTESAVRITHLPTGIVVASQAQRSQLKNREIAMNMLKAKLYQKEMEKKAEEQAALRGEQMENGWGSQIRSYVFHPYTMVKDHRTQHETGNGQAVMDGDLDAFMNEYLRSQMNQG; this is translated from the exons ATGGAACTTAGTGAAGTGAAAAGTCGTTTAGAAAAGACAGAAAATAAATTAAAAGATTTTAGGGGGTCTCTT GACTTTGATGGTTTAGAAGAGACAATCTCTGTAAAAGAATCAGAGATGAGCGCTCCTGACTTTTGGGATGATGCAGAAAGAGCGCGTAAAATCATTGCTGAAGTCAATCTAGCCAAAAAACAATTAGAAACCTTCCAATCATTAGAACAACAACAAGAAGAGTTGGAAATGATGGTGGAATTAGCAGAAACCGATGCCGATTTTCAACAAGAGTTAGAAGAACAATTGCCACAGTTTGAAGAACAATTGGGTGCTTATGAATTAGAACAATTATTAGATGATCCTTATGATCATAATAATGCGTTATTAGAAATTCATCCTGGAGCTGGAGGAACAGAGTCTCAAGATTGGGGAAGTATGTTACTTCGTATGTACCAACGTTGGGCAGAAAAACATCATTTCAAAGTTGAAACAATGGATTACCAACCAGGAGATGAAGCAGGAATTAAAAGTGTTACTTTACTGATCAAAGGAGAAAATGCCTATGGATATCTCAAAAGTGAGCATGGGGTCCATCGTTTAGTTCGTATTTCTCCTTTTGATGCAGCTAATCGTCGTCATACTTCTTTTGCCTCTGTAGAAGTGATGCCAGAAATTAATGAAGATATCGATATTGAAATTAAAGATGAAGACTTGAAAATCGATACTTACCGTGCTAGTGGAGCTGGAGGGCAACATATTAATAAAACAGAATCTGCAGTTCGTATTACGCACTTACCTACAGGGATTGTTGTTGCTTCACAAGCTCAACGTTCGCAATTGAAAAATAGGGAAATTGCGATGAATATGTTAAAGGCGAAATTATACCAAAAAGAAATGGAGAAAAAAGCAGAAGAACAAGCAGCATTACGTGGCGAACAAATGGAAAATGGTTGGGGCTCACAAATTCGTTCTTATGTTTTCCATCCATATACAATGGTTAAAGATCATCGTACACAGCACGAAACTGGAAATGGCCAAGCTGTAATGGATGGTGATTTAGATGCCTTTATGAATGAGTATCTACGTTCACAAATGAACCAAGGATAG
- the ftsE gene encoding cell division ATP-binding protein FtsE, with protein MPIIQMRDVSKKYKNGTTALRNVSVSVEPGEFIYVVGPSGSGKSTFLKLIYREEKANRGEIVVAGENLMKLKNKKVPFLRRKMGTIFQDYKLLPNKTAYENIAYAMQVIGKKPYEIKKRVQEVLDLVGLRHKAKMFPNQLSGGEQQRIAIARAIVNTPKILIADEPTGNLDPENTWEIMKILERINQQGTTVIMGTHNSSIVNTIRHRVLTIENGRIVHDEMEGVYTYD; from the coding sequence ATGCCAATTATTCAAATGCGCGATGTTAGTAAAAAATATAAAAATGGAACCACTGCGTTACGTAATGTTTCAGTTTCTGTAGAACCTGGAGAGTTCATCTATGTAGTTGGTCCAAGTGGGTCTGGGAAATCAACTTTTTTAAAACTAATTTATCGTGAAGAAAAAGCAAACCGTGGAGAAATCGTTGTCGCTGGGGAAAACTTGATGAAATTAAAAAATAAAAAAGTTCCTTTCTTGCGCCGTAAAATGGGGACAATTTTCCAAGATTACAAACTATTACCAAATAAAACTGCATACGAGAACATTGCTTATGCGATGCAAGTCATTGGGAAAAAGCCCTATGAAATTAAAAAGCGTGTGCAAGAAGTATTAGACTTGGTTGGTTTACGCCATAAAGCAAAAATGTTTCCAAATCAATTATCTGGTGGAGAACAACAACGAATTGCTATTGCAAGAGCTATTGTAAATACTCCTAAAATTTTGATTGCCGATGAACCTACTGGAAACTTAGATCCAGAAAATACATGGGAAATCATGAAGATTTTGGAACGAATTAATCAACAAGGAACCACTGTTATTATGGGAACGCACAATAGTAGCATTGTAAATACGATTCGTCACCGTGTATTAACGATTGAAAATGGACGTATTGTGCATGATGAGATGGAAGGAGTGTACACTTATGATTAG
- the ftsX gene encoding permease-like cell division protein FtsX, giving the protein MIRTFFRHFVDSLKNLKRNGWMSFASIAAVTVTLTLFAAFLTFIFNMNEIAANIQKNVTVSVFMDPKITNSQKQILKEKLEDLPEVSKVTYSSKEEQYKKLVQTMGKEWEVFSKEDNPLYDVYMVQSNNPKETQKIQDAAKKMPQVIDASYGGAEAERLLHLADKVKLWGVIIAVVLLIIAIFLISNTIRVTILSRKQEIQIQRLVGATNTYIRWPFFLEGAWIGLLGSIIPILGMSFIYPKIYQMLMPTLQQAGYHLLTPGSWVIGLSVGIAILGMVIGALGSTLSMRRFLKI; this is encoded by the coding sequence ATGATTAGAACTTTTTTCCGTCACTTTGTAGATAGTTTAAAGAATTTAAAACGTAATGGTTGGATGAGTTTTGCTTCCATTGCAGCAGTAACGGTCACTTTAACTTTATTTGCTGCTTTTCTAACATTTATTTTTAATATGAACGAAATTGCAGCGAACATTCAAAAAAATGTTACCGTTTCCGTGTTTATGGATCCCAAAATTACCAACTCACAAAAACAAATTTTAAAAGAAAAACTAGAAGATTTACCGGAAGTAAGTAAGGTTACTTACTCTAGTAAAGAAGAACAATATAAAAAATTAGTTCAAACGATGGGGAAAGAATGGGAAGTCTTTAGCAAAGAAGATAATCCTTTATATGATGTTTATATGGTTCAATCCAATAATCCAAAAGAAACGCAAAAAATCCAAGATGCTGCGAAAAAAATGCCTCAAGTAATCGACGCTAGCTATGGAGGAGCAGAAGCAGAGCGCTTACTTCATTTAGCAGATAAAGTAAAACTTTGGGGTGTGATTATTGCGGTCGTTCTACTAATTATTGCGATTTTTCTAATTTCTAATACGATTCGCGTAACGATTCTTTCTCGAAAACAAGAAATCCAAATTCAACGTTTAGTAGGAGCAACAAACACTTATATTCGTTGGCCATTTTTCCTAGAAGGAGCATGGATTGGATTATTAGGCTCAATTATTCCGATTTTAGGAATGAGTTTTATTTATCCAAAAATCTATCAAATGTTAATGCCAACTTTACAACAAGCAGGTTATCATTTATTAACTCCAGGCTCATGGGTAATTGGATTAAGTGTAGGAATTGCTATTCTTGGAATGGTGATTGGTGCCCTTGGTTCTACACTATCTATGCGTAGATTCCTAAAAATTTAA
- a CDS encoding MFS transporter has protein sequence MVQEKTTNDNKKWWMLGTLALAVSMIVIDGTIVNVALPSIMKNLHFTFTNAEWMITIYSLVFSSLLITTGRIADAIGRKKMLIAGVIVFIISSMMASFATNIGFMLCARFIQGVGGAMVLPTTLSTVNQFFKGKDRVIAFAVWGSVISGMAAVGPLLGGVFTTFATWHWVFWINLPLGIIIILGALRFIPESTGKKFSGHFDWLGFILSVIGFASVVYALIESKNYGWWTPKTGSPTIAGISVIPYFLALGVITLALFVLWERRLEKQGKDPLVSFSLFGLRSFSLGNIIAIVVAVGEFGLLFVLPLFLQNILQLSAMNAGLLLSLMGVGAFFAGGMATPFVKKTSPKVVVSTGLALEALSLFLFFFFIQPGCSTWLIGLFILIYGVGLGFASAQLTSIVMCEIPNEKAGQGSAIQSTVRQLGSALGIAVVGTMFATFLWHDIPGSLQPLNLPPQAEQGIETSVIESAGASINVLKHNKELDLVPKENRNKAFTQLDAQFTKSIDKCVGISGCILFLSFILTFFLPKENKKKEDE, from the coding sequence ATGGTACAAGAAAAAACTACAAATGACAACAAAAAATGGTGGATGCTTGGTACTTTAGCTTTAGCAGTTTCAATGATTGTTATTGACGGTACTATCGTAAACGTGGCATTACCATCGATTATGAAAAACCTACACTTTACGTTTACAAATGCAGAATGGATGATTACGATTTACTCTCTTGTCTTTTCATCTTTATTAATTACTACAGGTCGTATTGCCGATGCGATTGGTCGTAAAAAAATGTTGATTGCTGGGGTTATCGTATTTATTATCAGTTCTATGATGGCAAGTTTTGCCACAAATATTGGCTTTATGCTATGTGCTCGTTTCATTCAAGGGGTTGGAGGAGCTATGGTATTGCCAACTACTTTATCAACCGTTAACCAATTCTTTAAAGGAAAAGACCGTGTTATTGCCTTTGCCGTTTGGGGTTCTGTAATCTCTGGTATGGCTGCAGTTGGTCCATTATTAGGAGGAGTATTTACTACTTTTGCGACTTGGCATTGGGTCTTTTGGATTAACTTACCTCTAGGAATTATTATTATTTTAGGAGCATTACGTTTTATTCCTGAAAGTACAGGGAAAAAATTTAGTGGACACTTTGATTGGTTAGGATTTATTTTATCTGTCATTGGTTTTGCTAGCGTAGTTTATGCTTTAATTGAAAGTAAAAACTATGGTTGGTGGACACCAAAAACAGGATCACCAACGATTGCTGGTATTTCTGTGATTCCTTATTTCTTAGCCTTAGGTGTAATTACTTTAGCTTTATTTGTTCTTTGGGAACGTCGATTAGAAAAACAAGGAAAAGATCCATTAGTTTCCTTCTCACTATTTGGATTACGTTCATTTAGTTTAGGAAATATTATTGCGATTGTCGTTGCTGTTGGGGAATTTGGTTTATTATTTGTTTTACCATTATTCTTACAAAATATTTTACAATTAAGTGCAATGAATGCTGGTTTATTACTATCTCTAATGGGAGTAGGAGCATTCTTTGCTGGTGGAATGGCAACACCATTTGTTAAGAAAACAAGTCCAAAAGTAGTAGTTTCTACTGGATTAGCCTTAGAAGCCTTAAGCTTATTCTTATTCTTCTTCTTTATTCAACCTGGTTGCTCTACTTGGTTAATTGGATTATTCATTTTAATCTATGGAGTAGGATTAGGATTTGCTTCTGCTCAATTGACTTCAATTGTGATGTGTGAAATTCCAAATGAAAAAGCGGGACAAGGTTCTGCTATTCAATCTACAGTTCGTCAATTGGGATCTGCCTTAGGAATTGCAGTAGTAGGTACAATGTTTGCTACTTTCTTATGGCATGATATCCCAGGTTCTTTACAACCATTAAACTTACCACCTCAAGCAGAACAAGGCATTGAAACAAGTGTCATTGAAAGTGCAGGTGCAAGTATTAATGTATTAAAACATAATAAAGAATTAGATTTAGTACCAAAAGAAAATCGTAACAAAGCCTTTACACAATTAGATGCTCAATTTACAAAGAGTATTGATAAATGTGTAGGGATTAGTGGATGTATTTTATTCTTAAGCTTTATCTTGACTTTCTTTTTACCAAAAGAGAATAAGAAAAAAGAAGACGAATAA